The DNA region gaggggcggggaggggcggggaggggcgggtcGCGCCCCCTCCGGCCTCCCAGGTCAAGAGGCAGCAAAAGCCCCTGAGCGCCTCCCATCCCCCCAGGAAACAGTGCAGTACGTGGGTGGACCGTGGGCACTTGGGGTCTCCAGCGCTGCCTTCGGCCGTCGAGGCTCCGGCCCGGCACACAGGCCCGGCTGGGGCCGCCGACCGGGATCTAGCTGGAGGTGACGGTGGTCCCGCCGCCCAGGCGCATGAGCATTTGCTGGCAGTCGTGCAGCAGGCGGCGATCGCCGAGCTTCTCGAGCGTGCGCGCCGCCTCGGCCAGCATGCCCACGCGCTGCCCCGGAGCCGACAGGAAGCCGGGCGGCAGGTAGCAGGAGGCCAGCAGCAGTGCCTCGGCGTGCTCCCGCCGCGTGGGCCGCGGTTCCAGCTCCGCCGCCGCGCCTGCGCACACCACACGGGCGTCAGGGGCGGGGCCGCGTCCGCGCCGGGGCGGGGCTCAGggtccggccccgccccctccggccCCGCCCATCTCAGGCGCACGAGTGGAGCCTCAGACCCCTCCCCAGGGCCTGTCCCGTACAAGGAACTGGAGCACAGTCGCCTACCGCGCGGGTGACAGTGGTCCCCAGTGGATTTCTCTGGTAGGAAATcgccctctggcaaccaccgtgAAGTCCCTCGGCCTCTGCTCGGCATCCATCACACCCTATCCGGGCCTTCCcagcggggcggggcggggaggcagggccCGAACCCACCCCCTACCAGCGCAGCGCCCCCGCTCACCTTTGCCGCAGGGGCCTGCCCTCCTCCGCAGACTGCGGTCCAGGAGCTGGTGTGTCCGCGTGGGGCTGGCCCCCGCCATCAGCCGGGCGGTGGCCTCGTGCAGGAACACCTGGGCAGGAGGGGGCCGGGAGACTCGGGGTTCAGGCCggacccccaccctccccacatcTGCTGGTAAGGGGCCCCGTGGGCACTCACCCTCCGCATGGCCGGCCGGCAGCTCTGTGCCAGACGCCTCAGGCCACTCAGGTCCCGTTGGAAGCCGCGCAGTTCGAGAGCCGAGGCCTGGGCCCCAGCGCCCGGGCCCTGCGAGGCCTGCGTGGGTGCAGGCGGCTGCTGCCGCCGCCACAGGCTAGTTCGTGCCACCAGGAGCAAGTCACACAGGAGCAGCTGCATGGCCTGGGGtgagggagcagggcaggggtcaCGGGGGGCTCCAGCTGTGGGAGGGGACGGGTGGGGGCCCGCGGTGCCAGGGGCCGGCTCCGGGCTGCACTGCCGAGGCACTGCACCCGCGTCACTCACGTGCAATGCAACAGCAATGCACCGCGGGGCCGCCCGCCTCTCCAGGCCCCCACGCCTGCCACCTGCCACAGGAGTGGCCTCCAAAGAGGGCTCTGCCAGACCCCTCACCCCCCCGCAGTGGGGCCAGAGGGGGGCAGCCACTCTCCCCTGGACCCAAGCCTTAGCCAAAAAGCCAGGCGAGCTGGGCCCGCCGGCCGGTACTGGGGGGCTAACCCCACAGTCTTCTGCCGCACAAGGGGGGACATCCAGGGATGGAAAGGGGGTGACCGCCCCCCTCAGACCTGCCAGGCCCCCGGCACCACCCCTCACCTTGTCAATGGAGTTGCCAGCTGGTGTGGTGGCCAGGCTCTCCTGCAGGTAGCCACTGGCCTTCTCACACATGGCCAGGCTGGCCGGGCCAGACTCTGCCTTCCCGCGGCCCAGCACGGCCCGGGCAGCCTTGAAGGAGTGCAGAGCCGCCCTGGGCAGGGGTCTCCTGTTGGGGCCAGGGCAGAGGACTGATGGTCAGACCGGGCCCGGGCCCTCACGAAGCTCCCCGCTGCCCTGGCTCTGGCTTCAAGCGACCCCAACCGCAGAGAACaaaggcctgggggggggggcagcaccgAGCTGGGGGGCCGGGAACACCCGGCCTCTACTCACTCAGACTCCTGCAGGGCACGGGGCAAGTGCTCCACCAGCGGGTACAGCCGCTCAGCCGCCTCCTCGTCACGCCGCAGCCAGTGGGTCACCACAGCCGTCAGCGAGGCCCACCACTTGGCCACGGGGTCTGTgcctgcggggggcgggggtggggaggctcccTGAGGCTCAGCCACGCTGCAGCCCAGGCGGAGCCGCTGCGGAGCTGGGGGGCGCCGGGGCTcccggggcgggggctgggggctcaCCGGTGGTGGCGGCCATGCTGGAGCTGATGGAGAAGCCGCAGGCAGGCGCCCCGGCCAAGTCGGAACAGCTGTGGAGCAGCTGCAGGTACCCCAGGGCGTCTGAGAACTCCCTGTGGCGGAAGAGACGCCTGGCTCTTAGGCCCGGTGGCAGCGGTCCTGCGAAggccctggccccctcccctcccaccagaGCAGCCTGACCTCCCCGCTCTGTCTCTTCCTGGCAAGCTGCCAGGGAGACCGACCCAGGGAGGAACAGACGCGCCGAAGGCTGCACAGCAGGTGGAAGTATGCACAGCAGGTGGAAGTAGCCCGGTGCTGGCCACCCCCCCACGGCCCCGGACACAGCCAGTCCCCGGCTCTACCATGGAGGGAGCCTgccttggggggcgggggtgcagggCCACTCACCTGTCCCCATCAGCCGCTCCAGGGCTGGGACTGGGCTGAGCCACACAACTCAGTGCTCGCTCCAGGAGATGTTCGCGGAACAGCTGAGTCACCTGGGCCAAGGGGTCCACTGTGGGGAGGAGTGGGTGAGCGGGGCGGCAGGAGGGCCCCCCCTCGTCTCCACATTCACCTCTCCACACCAGCAGCTCTTTCCTGGGCACGCGGGTGGGACAGATAAATACCGCGGCCCGCTACCCCGGGCAGTGTAATCTACTTCATAACACGCCTTGACCAGCTCTGTTCCTGCCATCTGATCTCCTTACTCAGCACTGCTCTTGCCTGGGATCACCTCCCGAATCAACCACCTGCCCCCAaactcctgtctctctctttgcttctgaAGAGCCCCAACGGAGACAGACCCAGCCTTCCTGCTCCTGCAGCCCCCACAGCAACAacagacggggggtgggggggtgggcattAGACCGGGGTGGGCAGGGACATCCAGAGGTGCAGGGACAAGGGATGGGACAGGAATGAGGAATGGGAATGGGCCATGAAGGAGGCAGGGCGACGGGATGGGCATGGCGGCGAGAGAGCACCTGGGTTGCCGGCCAAGCTATACAGGCTCTCTCTCGGGGCACTGCACACGGCCCAGTCCCCATCCACGAAGAAACGGTGGCCCACGGGGTGGCACAGCCACTGCATGGCAAGAGGCACCGAGCCGCTTTGTGCCAGGCAGGCCTGGCGGGCGCTACTCAGGAAGAAgcgctgtgggggaggggagcggggctGTCACACTGGACCCAGACAGGGACTCACACCCAGCCCTAGGACTGTGACCCCAGCTGGGCCTAgatcccatccccctcccccataacCGTGAGCCCCTTGCCCCGGGAGCCACCGCTAAGAGCTGCAGAGACAagcccccagccctgtccccaccGCCCACCACCCACTCACTGTCAGAAAATGCAAAGCCCGCGGGAGACTGGTCTTGACCCTCAGCGCGGCGGCCACATAGATCTCGGCCAGCGTGGCCACGGACACGGCGTCCCCCGCACATTCCGCCAGGTTCAGGGCGCTCAGGGCCAGATTGGCGGCAGTGAGGTGCCCGCCCGCGTACTTCCCTGGGAAACGGGCAGGAGGTGAGGCAGGGGTGCGGCAGCGGGGCGGCGGGAGCCCCCAGGCCCAGTTGCTCGCCCCTCATACCCATGGTGTGCAGCTGGTGCAGCTTGTGGTAGACGAGCGCCGCGTCCCGGGCGCTGGTGCGGGCGTCCGCCTGCAGGGCCCAGTCCCTCTGCAggcccccggcccggcccgccaGCCAGCGGCCCACCCACAGTCGCTGCAGCAGGTGGCGGATGAGGCTCCAGAGCAGGCTGCAGGCCAGGTCCAGGTGGGAGGTGGGCAGCGGGCGGCCCAGGGCCCGCAGGGCCAGCCACAGCTGCTGGGCAGCCTGGGCGAAGTCCCCCTGGGGACGAGCGTTTTCCAGGTGAGAAAAGGGTGATCAGAGTATCTGAGCACATGATACCCCTCCTGCTCTGAAGACTCTTCCACCTCGGGCTCCCCACCATGACCCTGGCGCCCCCCCGTCAGTGGGAGTCCGCGGGGTCGACAGGAACAAGGAGGGCAGGGCGGGGAAGAGAAGTGACACCCAGCGCCTTCCCAGGTGGTGCCCAGGTCCTGGCCCTGCCACATCCCCCGAGCCCACCCCCGGGAGCCGGCCCCTTACCCGGGCCAGGTCCAGGTCAGCCTGCTCGCGATGCCTCCAGAAGTGCACAGCGGGGCCCGAGTGGGGCCGCGTGACCGGCTCTCCGTAGACAAAGAGAAGCGCCAAGGAGACCAGCACCAGCAGCCCGTTGGTCAGCCAGACCAGTGGGGGCAGCAGCCACGGGGCCCAGCCGGGGCCATCTAGGGACAGACAGAAGGGCTGGTGACACAGCTCCCTGGAAATCCAGAGCCCCGGCCACACCCCCCGAGTTCATCCCCCCTCTCTCCCAAGGATACCCACGCTGGGGCCCATCCTACCTCTGCCTTCGGCACCCAGCATGTTGCGGCCAGGACCGTGGTAGGTGCTGCTGGCATCCGAGGGGCTGGGGAGACCCCGGCTGCCCAGCAGGGAGGCCAAGGGGTtgcaggagagacagaggaagacgAGTGCGCACAGGGCCAGGCGGGAGCGGTCCAGCATGCCCCGGCTGCGGGGGGACAGCAGCTGCTCGGGCTTCACCTGGTAGGGGTGGGCAGGTCAGCGAGGGCAGCGCGGGAGTGGCCCAGAGGGGATGCAACAGGGAAGGAGGGATCAGCCCCCCACCCGGCCTTACTGTGGGACCCCAGGTGGCTACAGGCCTTAGTTTTTCTATCTATCAAATGGGGGTTATGGAGGCTATGTCAGGGGCCTCTTCCTGACCTAGTCCTGGGGCTCAGATATTGAGGGGACACAGACAGGGGGGAACATGGCAGGGCCCAACCTGGCTGTCCTCAAAGACTGGGCTGTCGGGCTCCGAGTCACTGCCACTGCCACCACTGCCACTACTCCTGCCTCCAAGGGACAAGGGGCTGCTCTGAGAGGGCGAGCCGGCGTCCGAGGGTGGCGGGCTCAGCGTGTCCACCACCTCGGGCTTCATGCCCTCCATGGGCACGTCTGTGTTTCCTCCACTGCCACAGGCTGAGACCAGGTCCTTCAGagattctgtaggtcagaaagGAGCAGGGCCGGGGGGGTGAAGGCTTGATACCCCACCCAAATCAGCTTAGGGCCCCGtggagagggggaaatgggaattGGTCTAGCTCTCGAGGCCCTTGTAGAATTGGGGCCTAAGGGGCGGGTGCAGGAGTTGGGGCGGGGTGAGGCCAGGACTCACTGCTTTTCTGGGCCGCAGAGCGGAGGCTCAAGTTCTCCTGCTTGAGCTTCTGGTTGCTCTGCTGTAGGAAGCGGATGTAATCGATGGCCTTGCGCAAGACAGCGGACTTGTTCAgctgcagggggtgggagggagacggCACAGGGGGCCGTTCAAGCCTGGCACTGGGCACCTAagcgcggtgggggggggggctacttCACAATGCCGCTGCCTCAGGACTGTTGCTCTTGCTGTTGCCTCTACGGGAACGTTCTTCCCCTCGTAGAACCTATCTCCCAGGACAGGCGCGAGGATTCATCCAGCAAAGGCATGCAACAGGGTCTGGCtaactccctcccttccttccgcTCTTGGCTCCTGTGATCGTCACCCTTGCAAAGTGCTTCACACGGGTAGCCTCATCgtccctctccctgtgttgtTTTCCTCCACGGCACATATCCCCACCTGGCGACTCTAATGCTTACTGCTTTATCCTGTGTATTGTCACCCCCCTGTCCCCCACTAGAACGTCAAGTCTCTAGACAGCAGGACTTTGGTCTGTCTGTTCCCTGCAGTGTCCCCAGGGCCCAGATTAGCCCCTGGCACGCAGGGGACCTGCCATGAAGTTCAGCTGAATCAGTGGCACTGGCCAGGCCCAAACAGGCTGAAACCCACAGTCCAGGCTCAGTTTGAAGCCTTCTGGGTCTTCCAgtcccctgctcccccccccaggGTCACCCCAGAGTGTGCCTCTGAATGCCGTTGCCCGCACCTTCGCCTCAGTGCCCACTACCAGGTCCTTGAGCTCGATGATTTTGTCGTTGATGGAGGAACGGTAGCGTTTCTCGATGGCGTTGTGGGCGGTGCGCTTCTCCCCACGGCTCTGGGCCGAGCCCGGGGCCTTGCCGCCGGCTGCCAGCCGGTTGATGGGTAGCTTCTCGGCGTCCACTACCAGCGGCACCGTGGCCAGGATGGTTCCTCCACTCACCAGCGTCTGAAGGGCCAGGCGCAGGTTACCGGCCGGGCACGCACGTGCGCAGAACCGTGACCTTCCGCCCTGCCCATGCCACCCACCTGCAAGGGCGCCGTCTGCACGGCCGTGCCAGGGGCCAGGGAGCCGATGCCCGCCGCCTTCACCGTGCCTGCCATGTCTGTCTTCATGGTCGTcaggagcagggagtctgccttgATGAAGTGGGGCTGCAGCAGGACCTGGCAGGGGGACAGGCCTCAGCCAAGAGCTGTGAGCATGGACCAGGGGCCGCCCCCTCCTCGACGCCTGGCCAGACCTCCTCACCGGGACCTGCTGGATCTGCGAGGTCACTGCGGTTGTTCCAGGGGCTGCTGTGGGGTTGGCCGTGGCTGTCAGCAGCTGCTGGGGGGCCGCATTCTGGACCTGGGTGTGCAAGGAGACGGGCGGGACCCCTGGCAGGGAAGCCAGTGGCAGGCCAGGCAGCGGCTGCGGGGTGCTCCCTGGAGGGGTCCCTGCAGAGATAAAGGCTGGGGCTGCGGGCACAGGCTGCCCTAAGCCACTTGCAACCCACCCCTCAGGGCCCTATCACCCTATGACCTGGGATGAGTCATCACCCCTCATGGCTTCAGTTTCCTGTGGCGACAACCCCCCCTCAAATGTGCTAGCTCTCCAGCCCCGCATTGGTTTCTGGAAGGGCAGCGTTGATGTGGACAGCCCAGCAGAGTGGGAGGCAAGGCTTCCCCCCACAGTAAGCAGAACACCAGTACTGCCAGTTCCGGGGCGTCTGAGGCAGTAGAGCACTGGCCCGATGGCTAAAGCCCGCCAATGCCTCTACCGGGGCCACGGCAGACCCTCCTCTCTGTGCTCGTgcggtcccctccccccacacctcccttACCTGTGGAGAAGCCTCCCGTGGGGCTGGGatagcccaacacagggctagaGTTGAACTGtggcggggctggggcggggaagctctggggcaggagggacCCCGGCACGGGCTGCGGGGTTGGGGGCTGCAGGATGGTCAGCGGCAGCGGCTCCTCCTTGATACCAGGCCCAGGGGAGAAGGCAGGCCCAGACGGGTACATCTTCAGGGAGGTGggtgcaggctggggaggggacaagggTGGAGGTGTCGCCTTGGGTCCCCCCAGGAAGCCTTCGAGTGGGGAGCTCATTGTGGCAGGAGATGGGGACAAGCTGCCCGGGGAGCTGGCATCGGGACTGGCAGGGTCtgtgccccctgccccgcccccggcATAGGGCGGGTCGAACAGGCCCGGGAAGTCGCTGTCTTGGTTGGTGATGAGCTGCAGCATGtctggagaaaggaggagaggccATGTGAGTGACAGCAGGGCAGCGGCTGGCCCCTGTACAGCGCATCCCGCGCTTCGTGCCTCCGGTCCACACAGCTGTATGTGTGGGGCAATGGTGCGGAAATAGAAAGCCACCCACAGGAGCCCGTGCTCCCAGACACACAGCCGTTTCCTGGGCACCTGTGACACCTGGAGCGATGCCTGGTGCTTCTCATGGAGCCAACAGCCCGTACAACAGCTGGACAAGGTCAGTGCCCCACACCTCTGCTGAGGCAGAACTGGAGTTGGGGCCCCAGACGGCTGACTTCAGAGCTGCCAACCCCAACCCATTCCTCCGTGGAACAGACCGAGGCTTGGGGCTGACCCAGCTGCCGGCCACGTGTGTGCCAACCAGTGTGTCCCATGCCTGCAGCCAAGCAGCCTCGGGACCAGGCCATTCAGGGCTTCAGTTTCCCCTCTATGAAAGCAAATGTTGGCTGTCCTGCCTCGTTCCTCCCCGTACAGACTGGGACACACTCCCTTGCCACTGCCCTAGCCTCTCCCCCAGCTGGCGGGTGACTACGGCCTGGCTGTTCGCCTGGGGCCCTCTGACCCACTAGGGACAGCCACCGACTGGGTTAAAGTGCTCTGCAAGATCCCCAGCCTGAGCTCCcggccctgcccacctgcccacttGACGTGAGGCCTGGACCAACAGCCTCCTCTcactaggcctcagtttcctcatctgcacaaCAAAAAAGGAGGAAGCCCTTCGTGGCAGGGTTGCTGCAAGTCTTGGCGGGCCAGGAAGCTGGCCACACAGCGGGCCTCACTGCTGCCTGcctccagccaggtgcccaggcaGGGCAGTTCCTGCAGGAGAGGACCTTCTCTGGACTCCAACAGCCCGAGATGGGGGAGCCGGGCTCGGGTCCCCCTGGGCCCTCCATGGGAAACACCTCGTGGGCTCTCCTGTACTTTCACTGGCAGGGCCCCCATCCTTCACCCCCGCCCTCAGAGCCCCtctgacagatggggaaactgaggccctgaaaGACAAGCCGACTGAATCCAGGACTGGGGTCCCGGATTTGGCTCCGGGGAGGGGGGACAACTGGCCTCCTCCCTGCTTCTTTCCCTGGAGCCCCGGAGTGGGGCAGAGGACCCGGGAAAGCCCCCCTCACTCCACACGCCGGGATGGGGGTAAGTACTGCGGGTGGGGGTGGCCCACCAACTCCAGTGGGCGCCGGCAGCTGCCACGCCGCCCCCTCGGGAACCCGCTCTTCCCGCTGGGAGTCGGGAGTTCCACGGCCACTGCACACACACGCCCCCCTCTGAGGAAACCGGAGGCTCTGTGATAAAGGGGTGAGGGGCTCCTCCAAAAAATACCTTCGAACGTGCAATCCATGGCTCCGCGGCCCTGGCCCGCCGCCCCTTCGGGGCGTCCCGGCCGCTGGCCTGCCGGTCTCCGCGCGGCGCCGACTTCACCTGTCACGGCTCGGCCGCGCTATAAAGCCCGCGCAGCGCCCCGCCCCCGTCGGCCCCGCCCCCgtcggccccgccccgccccgccccccggggCCGCGGGCCGGGCATGGGGTGAGCGCGCGCGGCCAATCAGCGGCCGCGCCGCTGCCTCACTagggccccgcccctgcccccgccccacccccgaCGGCGGCTCGGGCTCGGGTTTCACCCCGCGGCGCTGAATGGGGCCGGGGTTACTCGCGGGCGCCGGCCCTTAACCCACTCGGCGCCGACATCCGCCGGGGTTACTGGCGGTCACCGGCCCCCCTACGCCCCCAGCTCCAACCACCTCCGTTAGCACCTCGGAGAAGTGCGGCGGAGTGGGCGCAGGGCCGGGAGGACCCCGGCTGGGATGACCCAACACTCTTTCCAAATCGCTGGCCACCCTCACCGGGTCCCACCGCTAGGCCTCAGTTTACTTCTCTGGACAATGGGATAATCACATCTCCCTGGCCTcgaaagggaaaacaaaggagaaaacgGGTGAGGCGCTCAGTACCACGAAGCGCTGAATTAAGGCCAAGGGCTGCCTGGTGGCGGGTCCCGGGACCTCCCCTTCCTGGGgcagcccagcatggggccacCCCCCACCACATGGACGCCTAATAACAGGTCACtgccaggaaactgaggcccagagtgaaGAAGGGAGACCCTTATCCCAAAGTTCACATTCATGTAATACTTGAACATGATTCTCTGTCTTCGCAGTTGTCCTTTTGCAGAGAGACCTGCGTctgggatggggggaagggggtcAGCAAAGTCTACCCTGGCTCCCAAGGCCTCACAACCTGCCCCCAGCAGTCACCAGGTCAGGTCTGACTCACTTGTTCCCTGTAGGGTCCTGGGAGGCCAAGAGGCAACCCAATCCCTGGGACACAAGGTGAGGAAGGCAGGGGTGTCAGCCCTAGGGTGACAGGCTCTGGGGGTCTTTCGAGGAGGTACCTAGGACTGCCTCCCCTTCTGAGTAAGGTCAAAGTTCGACACACATACAGATGAACAAAGCATGGCCAGCTGCCCAGGTTGTCAGCTTGAGCTTTTGTGGCCAAACAGACCTCCAGCCAGTCCTGCCCCAGCCTTCAACTGCAGCACCCGCCTGGCCCTCCTCGGGCTCCCAGTCTCCTGTGGCCTCGGTGGGGGGCTGAATCCTGGGCAGGCACGCATGGCAACTGAGCGAAGTGGGCCAGGAGGGACTCCAGccccaatctctctccctctccaccagcCTAACAAGGAAACTCAGCCTCATCTCCCTCACACACATCCAGCTCCCAGTCTTTCTAGAACTTTCCATGGCTTTGTAGGAGATGCCAGGGATAAAGAACTTATCCTCTAGCACCTccaccttcctctctcctcagctTGTGGGTGCTCACACTTTCCCTCATCccccccacaaaacaaaacaaagcattgCTGTTGGAAAGGCTCTGACCTCACCCGAGTAACTGAAGACAGGTTAGACACCGAGGCCTGGATTCCAGAACCGAGTTTCAAAAGCAGACCCTCGCGGCTCTGTTCTTCCTTCCCATGTTCCCCAGTTGTGGAGCCCAGAATGTGGCAGGACCAACAAGTAGGTACTGGCCTGAGACTTTTCAGACCAGGGCTAGAGGCAGCCCTCAGGGTGTCAAGCCCGGGCCACCCGCTTCCCCGCTTCCCCGTCTCATCCTCTCTTCCCTTCAGCACATCTTCTCACCTTTGTTTTGCATTCCTCACAACTCTGGGCTCTGCCCCCATCCCATCCTGAGGCAGTAGGAGGGAGAATGGTCACTCAATGTCCCCCTGAGGGTAGCaggagtcaggaaaggcttctgggggggggggggctggccaAGGGGCAGAAGAGACAGTCTAAGCTAAGATGCAGCGAGAAAGAGGGCCTGGGTGCCACGAGGCTCCTGGTGGCATCGGAGGGGCCAGCCTTACCCTAacctcccatctccctctctcctggagcTGAATCTGTCAGCCTATTCCTGCAGGAGCTGGGTGTCAGAGCTAAGACTGGGCTTGGAAATTCgagaccaagccccacagcccacctcctctcccacaCAGCCCAGGGGCCGACCTTCCCTCCGAGCCTCGCTTGCCAGGTAATTGCAGGCAGATCActccccttctctgagcctccacccCTCGTCTCCAGAGGTAACAGCGGTGGGATTCTAGAAGGGCAAGtgtgtttactgcaacattatttatgaCCACTAAGTTATGCAAGCAGCCTAGGCTGTCCATCAACAACGAACAgatgaagatgtggtatgtatacacgatggaatactactcagccatcaaaaagaatgaagtcttgccatttgccaggacatggatggagctagagtgtcttattctaagtgaaataagtcagtgcgAGAAAGCCAAATGCCgcatgatttcactcgtatgtggaatttaaaaagccaaacaaaggaaaaagagacaaaccaaaaaacagactcttaactctagagaacgacctggtggtgaccagaggggaggcgggtggggggatgggtgaa from Ursus arctos isolate Adak ecotype North America unplaced genomic scaffold, UrsArc2.0 scaffold_14, whole genome shotgun sequence includes:
- the SREBF1 gene encoding sterol regulatory element-binding protein 1 isoform X1 produces the protein MDEPPFSEAALEQALAEPCELDAALLTDIEDMLQLITNQDSDFPGLFDPPYAGGGAGGTDPASPDASSPGSLSPSPATMSSPLEGFLGGPKATPPPLSPPQPAPTSLKMYPSGPAFSPGPGIKEEPLPLTILQPPTPQPVPGSLLPQSFPAPAPPQFNSSPVLGYPSPTGGFSTAPAFISAGTPPGSTPQPLPGLPLASLPGVPPVSLHTQVQNAAPQQLLTATANPTAAPGTTAVTSQIQQVPVLLQPHFIKADSLLLTTMKTDMAGTVKAAGIGSLAPGTAVQTAPLQTLVSGGTILATVPLVVDAEKLPINRLAAGGKAPGSAQSRGEKRTAHNAIEKRYRSSINDKIIELKDLVVGTEAKLNKSAVLRKAIDYIRFLQQSNQKLKQENLSLRSAAQKSKSLKDLVSACGSGGNTDVPMEGMKPEVVDTLSPPPSDAGSPSQSSPLSLGGRSSGSGGSGSDSEPDSPVFEDSQVKPEQLLSPRSRGMLDRSRLALCALVFLCLSCNPLASLLGSRGLPSPSDASSTYHGPGRNMLGAEGRDGPGWAPWLLPPLVWLTNGLLVLVSLALLFVYGEPVTRPHSGPAVHFWRHREQADLDLARGDFAQAAQQLWLALRALGRPLPTSHLDLACSLLWSLIRHLLQRLWVGRWLAGRAGGLQRDWALQADARTSARDAALVYHKLHQLHTMGKYAGGHLTAANLALSALNLAECAGDAVSVATLAEIYVAAALRVKTSLPRALHFLTRFFLSSARQACLAQSGSVPLAMQWLCHPVGHRFFVDGDWAVCSAPRESLYSLAGNPVDPLAQVTQLFREHLLERALSCVAQPSPSPGAADGDREFSDALGYLQLLHSCSDLAGAPACGFSISSSMAATTGTDPVAKWWASLTAVVTHWLRRDEEAAERLYPLVEHLPRALQESERPLPRAALHSFKAARAVLGRGKAESGPASLAMCEKASGYLQESLATTPAGNSIDKAMQLLLCDLLLVARTSLWRRQQPPAPTQASQGPGAGAQASALELRGFQRDLSGLRRLAQSCRPAMRRVFLHEATARLMAGASPTRTHQLLDRSLRRRAGPCGKGAAAELEPRPTRREHAEALLLASCYLPPGFLSAPGQRVGMLAEAARTLEKLGDRRLLHDCQQMLMRLGGGTTVTSS
- the SREBF1 gene encoding sterol regulatory element-binding protein 1 isoform X2 → MDEPPFSEAALEQALAEPCELDAALLTDIEDMLQLITNQDSDFPGLFDPPYAGGGAGGTDPASPDASSPGSLSPSPATMSSPLEGFLGGPKATPPPLSPPQPAPTSLKMYPSGPAFSPGPGIKEEPLPLTILQPPTPQPVPGSLLPQSFPAPAPPQFNSSPVLGYPSPTGGFSTGTPPGSTPQPLPGLPLASLPGVPPVSLHTQVQNAAPQQLLTATANPTAAPGTTAVTSQIQQVPVLLQPHFIKADSLLLTTMKTDMAGTVKAAGIGSLAPGTAVQTAPLQTLVSGGTILATVPLVVDAEKLPINRLAAGGKAPGSAQSRGEKRTAHNAIEKRYRSSINDKIIELKDLVVGTEAKLNKSAVLRKAIDYIRFLQQSNQKLKQENLSLRSAAQKSKSLKDLVSACGSGGNTDVPMEGMKPEVVDTLSPPPSDAGSPSQSSPLSLGGRSSGSGGSGSDSEPDSPVFEDSQVKPEQLLSPRSRGMLDRSRLALCALVFLCLSCNPLASLLGSRGLPSPSDASSTYHGPGRNMLGAEGRDGPGWAPWLLPPLVWLTNGLLVLVSLALLFVYGEPVTRPHSGPAVHFWRHREQADLDLARGDFAQAAQQLWLALRALGRPLPTSHLDLACSLLWSLIRHLLQRLWVGRWLAGRAGGLQRDWALQADARTSARDAALVYHKLHQLHTMGKYAGGHLTAANLALSALNLAECAGDAVSVATLAEIYVAAALRVKTSLPRALHFLTRFFLSSARQACLAQSGSVPLAMQWLCHPVGHRFFVDGDWAVCSAPRESLYSLAGNPVDPLAQVTQLFREHLLERALSCVAQPSPSPGAADGDREFSDALGYLQLLHSCSDLAGAPACGFSISSSMAATTGTDPVAKWWASLTAVVTHWLRRDEEAAERLYPLVEHLPRALQESERPLPRAALHSFKAARAVLGRGKAESGPASLAMCEKASGYLQESLATTPAGNSIDKAMQLLLCDLLLVARTSLWRRQQPPAPTQASQGPGAGAQASALELRGFQRDLSGLRRLAQSCRPAMRRVFLHEATARLMAGASPTRTHQLLDRSLRRRAGPCGKGAAAELEPRPTRREHAEALLLASCYLPPGFLSAPGQRVGMLAEAARTLEKLGDRRLLHDCQQMLMRLGGGTTVTSS
- the SREBF1 gene encoding sterol regulatory element-binding protein 1 isoform X5, whose product is MDEPPFSEAALEQALAEPCELDAALLTDIEGEVGAARRPAGQRPGRPEGAAGQGRGAMDCTFEDMLQLITNQDSDFPGLFDPPYAGGGAGGTDPASPDASSPGSLSPSPATMSSPLEGFLGGPKATPPPLSPPQPAPTSLKMYPSGPAFSPGPGIKEEPLPLTILQPPTPQPVPGSLLPQSFPAPAPPQFNSSPVLGYPSPTGGFSTGTPPGSTPQPLPGLPLASLPGVPPVSLHTQVQNAAPQQLLTATANPTAAPGTTAVTSQIQQVPVLLQPHFIKADSLLLTTMKTDMAGTVKAAGIGSLAPGTAVQTAPLQTLVSGGTILATVPLVVDAEKLPINRLAAGGKAPGSAQSRGEKRTAHNAIEKRYRSSINDKIIELKDLVVGTEAKLNKSAVLRKAIDYIRFLQQSNQKLKQENLSLRSAAQKSKSLKDLVSACGSGGNTDVPMEGMKPEVVDTLSPPPSDAGSPSQSSPLSLGGRSSGSGGSGSDSEPDSPVFEDSQVKPEQLLSPRSRGMLDRSRLALCALVFLCLSCNPLASLLGSRGLPSPSDASSTYHGPGRNMLGAEGRDGPGWAPWLLPPLVWLTNGLLVLVSLALLFVYGEPVTRPHSGPAVHFWRHREQADLDLARGDFAQAAQQLWLALRALGRPLPTSHLDLACSLLWSLIRHLLQRLWVGRWLAGRAGGLQRDWALQADARTSARDAALVYHKLHQLHTMGKYAGGHLTAANLALSALNLAECAGDAVSVATLAEIYVAAALRVKTSLPRALHFLTRFFLSSARQACLAQSGSVPLAMQWLCHPVGHRFFVDGDWAVCSAPRESLYSLAGNPVDPLAQVTQLFREHLLERALSCVAQPSPSPGAADGDREFSDALGYLQLLHSCSDLAGAPACGFSISSSMAATTGTDPVAKWWASLTAVVTHWLRRDEEAAERLYPLVEHLPRALQESERPLPRAALHSFKAARAVLGRGKAESGPASLAMCEKASGYLQESLATTPAGNSIDKAMQLLLCDLLLVARTSLWRRQQPPAPTQASQGPGAGAQASALELRGFQRDLSGLRRLAQSCRPAMRRVFLHEATARLMAGASPTRTHQLLDRSLRRRAGPCGKGAAAELEPRPTRREHAEALLLASCYLPPGFLSAPGQRVGMLAEAARTLEKLGDRRLLHDCQQMLMRLGGGTTVTSS